One window of Sulfurospirillum sp. 1612 genomic DNA carries:
- the argB gene encoding acetylglutamate kinase, translating to MEEKIQQARILMDALPYIRLFNKKTIVIKYGGSAQEVPALREKFTQDVVLLYLVGIKPIIVHGGGKKINNLLDKLAINSHFVDGLRVTDDEIMEVVEMVLGGHINKEITNLLNFNGAKAIGITGKDASFMQARALENGKYGLVGEITHVRRSVIDDLVAQNFIPVIAPIAAGGSNHPGFNVNADLAASEIAVALNAEKIIFLTDTTGILDKEKKLLSVLNQEDIKALKRNGTIHGGMIPKTDACLASLQGGVKSAHIIDGRIEHSILLELFTSDGIGTNIK from the coding sequence ATGGAAGAGAAGATACAACAAGCCAGAATTCTGATGGATGCCTTGCCGTACATCAGACTTTTTAATAAAAAAACTATTGTAATAAAATATGGCGGTAGCGCCCAAGAAGTTCCGGCGCTAAGAGAAAAATTTACCCAAGATGTCGTCTTATTGTACTTAGTCGGTATCAAACCTATTATCGTACACGGTGGGGGCAAAAAAATCAATAATCTCCTAGACAAACTTGCGATTAATAGTCATTTTGTCGATGGATTACGTGTCACTGATGATGAGATTATGGAAGTGGTTGAGATGGTTTTAGGTGGGCATATCAATAAAGAAATCACCAATCTCTTGAATTTTAACGGAGCCAAAGCGATTGGAATTACCGGCAAAGATGCCAGCTTCATGCAAGCCCGCGCTTTGGAAAATGGCAAATATGGATTAGTAGGTGAAATCACCCATGTCAGACGCAGTGTCATCGATGACCTTGTAGCCCAAAACTTTATCCCCGTCATCGCACCTATCGCAGCAGGAGGCAGTAATCATCCAGGATTCAATGTCAATGCTGATTTAGCAGCGAGTGAGATTGCCGTCGCACTCAACGCAGAAAAAATTATATTTTTAACAGATACTACGGGAATCTTAGATAAAGAGAAAAAATTACTATCTGTCTTAAACCAAGAAGATATCAAAGCACTCAAAAGAAATGGCACCATTCATGGCGGTATGATTCCAAAAACCGATGCGTGCCTGGCCTCCTTACAAGGTGGCGTCAAGAGTGCCCATATTATCGATGGCAGGATTGAACACTCTATCTTATTAGAGCTTTTTACCAGTGATGGAATCGGAACCAATATCAAATAG
- a CDS encoding tetraacyldisaccharide 4'-kinase has protein sequence MFNKAKITLWIETYLFYPSTLWHYLLALILLPLSIIYSLIVICKRVCAKQRDFGVAIISIGNLTLGGSGKTPLTIEIAKHYDHVAIILRGFGRQTQGMKLVAHNHKIYCDVFQSGDEAMEYATSLPHATVIVSEDRSEAIQYAKSLGCNIILLDDGFSKAYIKKFDILIRPKREPKLPFCIPSGAYREPIYLYHDADLVLQEDVDFKRVVNIENATEQMVLVTGISKPNRLDEYLPKNLIGKVYFEDHHAYHEEELSKIMSRFHATSILTTTKDAVKMEAFGFNLSIMKLNIEIKQSAIDKINAFLANFR, from the coding sequence GTGTTTAATAAAGCAAAAATAACACTCTGGATAGAAACGTATCTTTTCTATCCTTCCACTTTGTGGCATTACCTCCTCGCACTCATATTACTTCCACTTAGCATCATCTACTCCCTTATTGTTATTTGTAAAAGAGTATGTGCCAAACAGAGAGATTTTGGAGTTGCCATCATCAGTATTGGTAATTTGACCTTAGGAGGTAGTGGCAAAACTCCCCTTACCATCGAGATAGCAAAGCATTATGACCATGTCGCTATCATACTGAGAGGATTTGGTCGGCAAACTCAGGGGATGAAACTTGTCGCCCATAATCATAAAATATACTGTGATGTATTCCAAAGCGGAGATGAAGCGATGGAGTATGCGACATCACTCCCCCACGCGACCGTCATCGTCTCAGAAGACCGCAGTGAAGCCATACAATATGCCAAAAGTCTTGGCTGTAACATCATCCTTTTAGATGATGGATTTAGTAAAGCTTATATTAAAAAATTTGATATTTTAATTCGACCAAAACGCGAGCCAAAACTCCCTTTTTGTATTCCAAGTGGTGCGTATCGGGAACCCATTTATCTCTATCATGATGCTGATTTGGTATTACAAGAAGATGTGGATTTTAAAAGAGTCGTGAACATCGAGAATGCCACTGAGCAGATGGTACTGGTCACGGGCATTTCAAAACCTAACCGGCTCGATGAATATTTGCCTAAAAATCTCATAGGAAAAGTCTATTTTGAAGACCATCATGCATATCATGAAGAAGAACTCTCCAAAATCATGAGCCGATTTCATGCCACTTCTATCTTAACCACGACAAAGGATGCAGTCAAAATGGAAGCTTTTGGTTTTAATCTCTCTATCATGAAGCTAAACATTGAAATAAAACAAAGCGCCATCGATAAAATCAACGCATTTTTAGCCAATTTTAGGTAA